The window CCTGGGATTCACACACCCTCATGAAAAACTCTCCCTCCTTTCAGCTTCTTTTAATAGAAGTTGATTAGTGTCTACTGGGCACATTACTGAACAGAGACACCAGCCAGGTTTGATTTTACTCCCGATTTTATTAATAAGAAGCTATCTGCATCCTTGTTACAAGATGAACATGAATGGTGTGATGAAAATGATCTGTTTGATGTCATTGCTGTCCATCTGGTTGCAGACTGGAGAAGGTAAGTGCATTTTAGCCTTAATTAccaatgtttgtttgttctttttataTGGTTGTTACTATAGAGATCTGGTTTCTGTTTTACATTACAAATGCACTTCATTTATTCTTTAATTGTGTTGTTTACCTTCCCTCAGTTTTAATGGAGATGCTTTCTTATATAATAACTCATTAAAGTCACACAAATATTCCATTACATTTTCATCATGTTGGATATCAGACAAAGATGATTACAGAGTAATAAGCTAAAAATCTTTCTCCCGTTAAGTAAAAATACCCTGGCATCTATTATGAACGAATGACTAATGTAGTTTATAAAAAGTTACTGATTATTTGTACCCATGGCCCGCCGTCTATGAAAAAAGtaactgctatatatatataaaatatatcaaatcatAAAAATACAATGTAGTGACGATAAATGGGGTTAATGGAATGGAAACTGGCTGatattccaataaaaaaaaaaaactatatatatatatatatatatatatatatatatatatatatatatatatatatatatatatatataatgtgtgtgtgtgtgcatgcgtgtgcacAGGAtctgttaataattttaacaaagtAGGAGGAATCAAAAATCCTCCAGGTATGATGACACAGCAATATTTACCTCCAAATAAACCTCCAAAGAAGCCTTTTGCATGTCTTGGTTAAAGTTATAAAATCAGAATCTATTCTCGAGTCTCGAGGAAAACCCACAATAGGAGGCAAGACTGAGCTTGTACGTTCTGTTCCGTGGCAGTTTTCCATCAGTTCACCTGTAGCACTGCAGTTACAGCATTTTGGGTTGGTACTGTAGGTGTTACGCAATCCTTTTTCCTAGGACAGGTGCATGAATAAGGCTGAACCTGCTTTTATTCTGTGACTGATCTGAATGGGGATCAAGTTGGAACAATGATGTCATATTAAAACGGCTTTGAAAGTCTTTTTCTCTGTCTACAGGTCAGATTTTCCAGCCTGAGCTTACACCTAATGCTTTTCTAGCCaatgtcaccagcaatacagtgaTACTGAAACAGCCGTATTGTGTATTTGACCAGACGTGCCTTGGCTGTGAGATATGGCTGGCAGCTGGGCTGTGCTCCGGTAAAACgtctttattaattttaataatatttcccaatattgctgtttttgatGTATCTTGATCAAATAGCATTAGagacttatatataaaaaaatctaatgcaaaTTCTCCCATCTTTTTATACTATCAATCCTCTTTCACCTTTAGCAAACGGCATCTTTGATGCTCAAGTGAACAGCTCAACTCCCAACATCCTCGGCTTGTCACCCTACCCAACAGCATTCAACCCATCATCAAAAAACTTCTTTCTGACCAGAGTTGGACTTCTGTCAGATTTCCCCTGTAGTCAGTCCTCCAATGATCGCTACTTCGTAGTCGGAGCTGATGGGCAATGTAGTGGCATCAACTGTAATGGTGTACTTCCTGATGGACTCCCCGTCTGGTAGGACCTTTCAAGTGTGTTCTGCAATGTGAATCTAAGAAGTCGCTTATCATGCACAAAGGGTCCAAATCTGCCATTCTAAAAGGAAatttgtgttgttaacttagttaACAAAAGCCATTTTGATGTCATGTGGTCATTAGATAACTACATTTAGCTCAACTACAGGGCGTAGCAAggataaaacacaataaacaattgCCTAAAATTGCCACCCCCTATTTTGCAGCTCAATTGTCTATTGCCATTATTGTAATGTATAAATTACCACTCACACATATGTTTCTTTTAAACTAAGCAGCTTTCTTTTGAAATTTGCATGATTAACTAGAACTAATACCAAATGTATATTTCACCCTCACACCAAATAACTGATTGCGTGGATTTAGACAGGATGTCAACATTTACTACTTTACTACTAATTATGTAATTTCAATAGAAAGTAGTAAATACTGACATACTGTCGATTATATTTTTGactttaaaagtgtaaaattttAGTTTTATCATGTCAGGTCAAGAAAGGAGAAGTGGAGGATCTTTTGCagctttacattttgtttacaaagACTATCAAAAACACGGACCAAAGACACAGGATATTAAAACAGCTTTGCCACTAATACAAAGATAATAGTGGACAAAGAAGTACAACTATACTGAGGGATTAAATACACAGGGACTAATCAAAGGAACAGAGAACAGGTGTGACCTAATCAGGAGCTATGGAAACAAACTAGTGGCGGGAAAATGGGAACGAAACTCAGGATCTGTTTACACTACAACGGTGTAGTCAAAAACGGATTTTTTCCCCCCTTGAGTGATGTACAGTtaatcatggtaaaaaaaaaaaaaactacagcagTAACAAGGCTGAATATATTtagctttttaaattaaaaaatattcaatgCATTATTTGATTTTTATACCATTCATAATTAGCTTATTTAACTTGTAGTTaactatgttttaaataaataaccctTGGTTGTTGGTGTCTgggcttatttattttttaaatgacatgagaCTTTGTGACTTCCTGCGCTTGCTATTCTttatacttaagtacagtaaaagTGCTCACATTTGTTATAATAGTCCATTTATAATAAACCCAGAAGCAAGACTAGGGAGTTGAAATGAGTGATactctgctgccatctactgaTTATAATGCtaatttcatgtcattttcatctTAAAGGAGTAGTTCGCTTGAAAATTGACATCAGTTACTCACCTTCcactttttccaaacctgtatgaatttctaacttctgctgaacacaaaagaagatattttgaaaaatgttagtaTTTGGACTATTGATGGAAACCATGGTCCTCCATAGTATTTTTCCCTAACTATTTTGCATAGTCAAAAAGGTGTCTTGATTGCAGTTTCAATAACTTCTTAAACACTAGACTTTGAGTTTGCTTTTAATGTATTGAAACTATTTTTTACTTACAGTTTCAAGTATCTTCTAATCAATACTAATGGGAATCTTGTTAATTCGTCGAACTGGTCCGTCAACATCACTCTCCCCAAACGTAagaatatatatcaaataatttgAATTATTGCTAAGTAATACTGGATTCATCCTAATAGCTGTTTGGGAGTTAATAGATATCTTAATAATCTATTCATACAGTACTAAACCATCAAACCATCAATGATGGTCTGAGTGCGAGATCTGGTGCCATGGTTGTGATTACTGCCATCCTATGTGCGGCAGCGGGTCTGCTTTTACTTCTTTTCTTCATTATGTTATGCATAACCTGGTGAGTAAATAGCACTTAAATCACACTTGTGTACATTTATGATAATTCCATTATCATATATTACTTTTATTGTCACATATTATTTCTTAATGGTccaaatgtaatgcatttttcgAACAAATGACTCAATCTTGTCCATCCAGCTGTACCAAGAAAGAAAGTAAGCAAATCTCAGTCACGGACTCAATCCGTATCCCCCGCTATGACACCCACGACCTAAAGGAGCACGTGCACCCGTACGACAACCCTGCTTACCAGTCGGACTTGAAAAATTACTCCACAGCCAAAACTCTGCCCAGGGACGGCGCCAAACAAAAGCTGTGAGCTACTACTGAAGCCACCATCACTGCACTGCATATTTCACGGGAAACCAAATTACTATGCAGTATTTTCTCTTTCAATATGTTACAAGGCGAAATTGAGGACAGGAAGTGGACTTGAAATTAACTCATCAACAATAGGGCACTTACATCATGCATATGTTACACTGCTGTTTGGCATCAGAACATTGTTTCATGTGTAGTATCAAACTAGAATagttgtgttttatgtttattttttagccATCATTGGCCTCATTATTGTTTGTGATCAACGGAAAAGACAGGACAGGACTACACTACCCTGACTACAACAGTGCATGGTCTTCAATCCAACACACATCTGCACATTCAGCATGTCTCCCTTATTTaaaacacctgattcagatcatcagctcataaGAAGAGAGCTCCATGAACTGAACTGAGTGTGccagataagagagacatacaaaatgtgcagagcagtgggtcCCAAGGAACCAGAACTGAAAACCACTTGACTTCAACAAGCAAATTCACTAGATGGCGGTGTTTAGTAAATAAGGAAATGTGTGGGAGAGCGACAGTCATACTTTAGTTATTTACTAGTGCAGTGTTTTCCAACCTTCTATGTCTTAAGGGTCAGATAGGCTTAAATAACCTTTAATGAACATTAAGCCAggtggatttgtttcttttaactcatattatattgtatatctttcattattaatattcttaaaacacatattataaaaaacaaaaaaaaagttaagtaggTAAAAAATACTTTCTTCTTCATGTTTAATCAGGATTAGTCATTTATTAGTTTTCAGCTGTGTATGTGCTGTAAGTTTACAAAGCAGTTTATTCTGGTCTAGGCCACATCCTAGACTGTAATTCTCCCTCTTGTCCTGGGAAACAACACAAGATGATTATAATGCTTTAATGGCAAACTTGAGGTTAGTTGTACTGTACATTTTATTGAAATGCAAGAAAAAGACAGTGGACCCTTTTCAAAAGACTGCgatgatacaaaaataaaaaaatacaaatacattttttgtatctacatttttttcATGCACATTTATACTacactatactttgtattatattacctttgcatcaaattacataaaactagttaaagggatagttcaccaaaaattttaaaatttgatgtttatctgcatacccccagggcatccagaatgtaggtgactttgtttcttcagcagaacacaaacagagatttttaactgaaaccgTTGCAGTCTTTCAGTCGTATAATGGAGGTGGATGGGAGTCACGGCTTTGAGAGacataaaacatacaaacaaaaccaaattaaaccctatggcttgtgacgatacattgatgtgtaaagacacaaaacaatcggtctgggcaagaaactgaacagtatttatatcgtttttttttctttctctgatgCACTGCAAGGCCTTAACTGTATGAGCGTCTCCTCAAAACACAGCCTGTGCAAGAGGCGtcttgtcttcttcttcttggtttACGGTGGATCACAgatttataagtgcattaccgccaccaatTTCTAAAATGGACcactgacactcctaattgagattgtagataagTCAATGTGTCATAATACACTTTTAAGTCTGCGATCTGCTGTAAGAAGAAGATTCCTCAAGCACAGACTGAAGAAAAagacagaatgagctcaggacaAGAAGTAAgtaaaaaacgatataaatactgttcagtttcatgcacagaccaatcgttttgtgtctttacaaatCAATGTATCTTCACGAaatgcagggtttaatttggttttgttttatga of the Carassius gibelio isolate Cgi1373 ecotype wild population from Czech Republic chromosome A5, carGib1.2-hapl.c, whole genome shotgun sequence genome contains:
- the LOC127995349 gene encoding uncharacterized protein LOC127995349 — protein: MNMNGVMKMICLMSLLSIWLQTGEGQIFQPELTPNAFLANVTSNTVILKQPYCVFDQTCLGCEIWLAAGLCSANGIFDAQVNSSTPNILGLSPYPTAFNPSSKNFFLTRVGLLSDFPCSQSSNDRYFVVGADGQCSGINCNGVLPDGLPVCFKYLLINTNGNLVNSSNWSVNITLPKLLNHQTINDGLSARSGAMVVITAILCAAAGLLLLLFFIMLCITCCTKKESKQISVTDSIRIPRYDTHDLKEHVHPYDNPAYQSDLKNYSTAKTLPRDGAKQKL